The proteins below are encoded in one region of Telopea speciosissima isolate NSW1024214 ecotype Mountain lineage chromosome 10, Tspe_v1, whole genome shotgun sequence:
- the LOC122643513 gene encoding protein FAR1-RELATED SEQUENCE 5-like: MGNQAGGRQSLGYTRVDHYNYLRTKRQCDLKYGEPGSLLRYFVKQTRLNPSFTYSLQLDTEEQITNIFWADLRMIIDYALFGDVVTFDTTFCTNKENRPFGIFCRFNHHRGVVIFGAALLYDETAESFKWLFETFLESHEKKKPITIFTDQDAAMANAIQKCFLKHVIVCVLGI; encoded by the coding sequence ATGGGCAACCAAGCAGGTGGGAGACAGAGCCTTGGTTATACCCGAGTTGATCATTACAATTATCTCCGTACTAAACGTCAGTGTGACTTAAAGTATGGTGAACCGGGGAGTTTGTTACGGTATTTTGTGAAACAAACCAGACTCAATCCCTCTTTTACTTACAGCTTACAGTTGGATACAGAAGAGCAGATAACTAATATTTTTTGGGCCGATCTGAGAATGATAATAGATTATGCGCTTTTTGGTGATGTTGTGACGTTTGATACAACATTTTGTACAAACAAGGAGAATAGGccttttggtattttttgtaGATTTAACCATCACAGAGGAGTTGTTATATTTGGGGCAGCTCTTTTATATGATGAGACGGCTGAATCATTCAAATGGTTGTTTGAGACTTTCTTGGAAAGTCATGAAAAAAAGAAGCCTATAACAATTTTTACAGATCAAGATGCCGCAATGGCAAATGCAATTCAAAAGTGTTTCCTGAAACATGTCATTGTTTGTGTACTTGGCATTTGA